A part of Microbulbifer sp. MI-G genomic DNA contains:
- the ubiB gene encoding ubiquinone biosynthesis regulatory protein kinase UbiB — translation MPLLRSLTIARVFLRYRLDRLLPVEHRPLWLRGLLAPLTLLPQPKAARGESLRCALEALGPIFVKFGQLLSTRPDLLPADIVVQLGDLQDKVPPFPSDRCTALIEEALGASVDAVFASFERAPLAAASVAQVHAAVLNSGESVVVKVLRPGIHEVIQEDLRLLGVIARAIERFVPDGRRLRPVEVVEDYRHTIEGELDLVREAANGTQLRRNFNASPLLYVPEVYWEYTRTNVLVLERIEGIPVTDLAQLRAQNTNMQLLAERGVEIFFKQVFEYNFFHADMHPGNIFVSREHPQRPQYIAVDTAIVGSLSREDQYYLARNLLAMFRRDYRMVAELHVQSGWVRADTPVNTFEASIRAVCEPIFEKPLGEISFARVLISLFQTARRFDMAVQPQLVLLQKTLLNIEGLGRQLYPQLDLWKTAHPFLERWMRERIHPKTLLGEIKRYGPEWLEKFPQMPQLVYSALEQSRELAPQLETIGEKLAGGQRRGRWRYLRRVGGVLLAAGAVALSKPQWLEQLPPSGWALGFAALVLLLWP, via the coding sequence TTGCCCCTTCTTCGCAGCCTCACTATTGCGCGGGTTTTTCTGCGCTACCGCCTCGACCGGCTGTTGCCGGTGGAGCACCGCCCACTGTGGCTGCGCGGATTGCTGGCGCCACTCACCCTGTTGCCGCAGCCAAAGGCGGCGCGCGGCGAGAGCCTGCGTTGTGCCCTTGAAGCCCTGGGTCCTATTTTCGTCAAGTTCGGCCAGTTGCTCTCTACCCGTCCCGACCTGCTGCCGGCGGATATCGTGGTACAGCTCGGCGACCTGCAGGACAAGGTGCCCCCCTTTCCCAGTGATCGGTGCACCGCGCTGATCGAGGAAGCCCTGGGGGCGAGTGTCGATGCGGTTTTCGCCAGTTTTGAGCGCGCGCCGCTTGCCGCGGCCTCGGTGGCCCAGGTGCATGCCGCCGTGCTCAACTCCGGTGAATCGGTGGTGGTGAAGGTATTGCGGCCCGGCATTCATGAAGTGATTCAGGAGGACCTGCGCCTGCTGGGGGTGATCGCCCGCGCTATTGAGCGCTTTGTGCCGGACGGACGCCGCCTGCGCCCGGTGGAGGTGGTAGAGGACTATCGGCATACCATCGAGGGTGAACTGGATCTGGTGCGCGAGGCCGCCAACGGTACCCAGCTGCGGCGCAACTTCAACGCGTCTCCACTGCTGTATGTGCCCGAGGTGTACTGGGAATACACCCGCACCAACGTATTGGTGCTGGAGCGTATTGAGGGTATCCCCGTTACCGACCTGGCGCAGTTGCGTGCCCAGAATACCAATATGCAGCTGCTCGCCGAGCGGGGAGTGGAAATTTTCTTCAAGCAGGTGTTTGAATACAATTTCTTCCACGCGGACATGCACCCGGGCAATATCTTTGTGTCCCGCGAGCACCCGCAACGCCCGCAATATATCGCTGTCGATACCGCTATTGTGGGCAGCCTGTCGCGGGAGGATCAGTATTATCTGGCGCGCAACCTGCTCGCCATGTTCCGCCGCGATTACCGCATGGTGGCGGAGCTGCATGTGCAGAGCGGGTGGGTTCGGGCCGACACCCCGGTGAACACCTTCGAGGCGTCAATCCGGGCCGTGTGCGAGCCCATCTTCGAAAAACCCCTGGGGGAGATCTCCTTTGCGCGGGTGCTCATCAGCCTGTTTCAGACTGCGCGCCGTTTCGATATGGCGGTGCAACCGCAACTGGTATTGTTGCAGAAGACCCTGCTGAATATCGAAGGTTTGGGCCGGCAGCTTTATCCACAGCTGGATCTGTGGAAGACTGCGCATCCATTTTTGGAGCGCTGGATGCGCGAGCGCATTCACCCGAAAACGCTCCTGGGTGAAATAAAGCGCTACGGCCCGGAGTGGCTGGAGAAATTCCCGCAGATGCCGCAGCTTGTGTACTCTGCCCTGGAGCAGTCGCGGGAACTGGCGCCTCAGTTGGAAACGATTGGCGAGAAGCTGGCGGGCGGTCAGCGCCGGGGGCGCTGGCGCTACCTGCGCCGCGTGGGCGGCGTGCTCCTCGCCGCCGGTGCCGTGGCCCTGAGCAAACCGCAGTGGCTGGAGCAGCTGCCGCCCTCGGGCTGGGCCCTGGGTTTCGCTGCCCTGGTGCTGTTACTCTGGCCCTAG
- a CDS encoding NfeD family protein yields MLDWLNTHIAYWHWLVLGLLLVTAEIFVSGFVLFWFGLAALLVGTLLLVADLSIALQLLLWIGASITALLLWLTFIKPKWRDRTSAGMAAEALNGQVGMVIESNTGRNRGKLKFPAPILGEEEWLFLCTTDMAVGERVQVTDISGNTLIVTAL; encoded by the coding sequence ATGCTGGACTGGTTGAATACCCATATCGCTTACTGGCACTGGCTGGTGCTGGGCCTGCTGCTGGTGACGGCGGAAATCTTCGTTTCCGGATTCGTTCTGTTCTGGTTTGGGCTGGCCGCGCTTCTGGTAGGCACCTTGCTCCTGGTCGCCGACCTGTCCATCGCCCTGCAACTGCTGCTGTGGATCGGTGCCTCCATAACTGCACTGTTGCTGTGGCTGACGTTTATCAAACCCAAATGGCGCGATCGTACCTCCGCCGGTATGGCGGCTGAGGCACTGAACGGGCAAGTGGGGATGGTGATTGAATCCAACACGGGCAGAAACCGCGGCAAACTGAAATTCCCGGCACCCATTCTCGGTGAGGAGGAGTGGCTGTTTCTCTGCACTACAGATATGGCGGTGGGCGAGCGGGTTCAGGTCACGGACATTTCCGGTAACACGCTGATTGTTACAGCACTTTAA
- a CDS encoding autotransporter outer membrane beta-barrel domain-containing protein, translated as MSNAKRSLAAAIALVCASTAYAQESPFSQVVAFGDSLTDVGNAGIFTSGDNKQAAISIMSQQLGLGPLTPSCADLNLCLPEVDPSLSEAELLASAQAQVQAALPNVGGGWAVGGHHTADVLLNILGTRGYLNYLSQNGMTLDVDAHNFVSALLPDPTRETSTGLYPDLEQLGLFLQGDDAALAAIVADSGITGNPHPLGLGYLETTFGRADPKALYWVNGGGNDLIGGFGALLSNTIDDGQYTADINTAANILADAAGALSDAGANYILVSNVPDVSKTPGLFAAVSAAVAGSAEAAQLQNAVAAGLITAEEAQAQLDGAIQNTLAGAGAASNAFNQTLVSAARDIDGVLIVDQFGVLQVSLANAAAFGLSPDLDQSRFCYDGSGGDCIEHPVYGISGSDPNDARLLFNDGIHPTQVGQNLLADYYTAVVNAAQVAGQLPDLNVQAARTHTNTLDARLLGSRYRDAHSEVFVSGVFGENDYDGSLGLAASGDGSGGLIGATYALRDNAEVGFALSRSDMEADNSLSAVESTATNYSLFGRFHHDIFFIDASATLTDMDYDRISRNLRLGSSFNQSLDASTGGESLSLSLTGGVNLSTGAAQFGPFANATQTRVKVDAYSEDAISGFTYTDASGVERDPFGMSFGAQERRYTTMRVGAFASMDWNSVSAYGQIWYEDTTGNETDSLEVGVKSIEGNMNAMPSYDSTDTGLFEDGAGAQVGLRWQLASAIDVSANLTARPTSETGAISVSYRF; from the coding sequence ATGTCCAATGCCAAGCGCAGCCTCGCGGCGGCAATCGCCCTCGTATGTGCATCCACCGCCTATGCCCAGGAGTCCCCTTTCAGCCAGGTGGTCGCCTTCGGCGATAGCCTCACCGATGTGGGCAACGCCGGTATCTTTACCAGTGGCGACAACAAACAGGCTGCCATCAGCATTATGTCCCAGCAACTGGGCCTGGGACCGCTCACGCCCTCCTGTGCCGACCTCAATCTCTGCCTGCCGGAGGTGGACCCCAGCCTCAGTGAAGCGGAGCTGCTCGCCTCCGCCCAGGCGCAAGTCCAGGCCGCCCTGCCCAATGTGGGCGGCGGCTGGGCCGTCGGTGGCCATCACACCGCCGACGTGCTGTTGAACATTCTCGGCACCCGGGGTTACTTGAACTACCTGTCCCAAAACGGTATGACCCTCGACGTTGACGCCCACAACTTTGTCAGCGCACTGCTGCCTGACCCAACGCGCGAAACCAGCACCGGGCTCTACCCTGACCTGGAACAGCTGGGATTGTTTCTTCAGGGCGATGACGCGGCACTGGCGGCCATCGTGGCCGACTCCGGCATCACCGGCAACCCCCACCCCCTGGGTCTCGGTTACCTGGAAACCACATTTGGCCGTGCAGACCCTAAGGCGCTCTACTGGGTCAATGGCGGTGGCAACGACCTGATCGGCGGTTTCGGCGCACTCCTCTCCAACACCATCGACGACGGCCAATACACAGCCGACATCAACACTGCCGCGAATATACTGGCGGATGCCGCCGGTGCCCTGTCGGATGCCGGTGCCAACTATATCCTGGTGTCCAATGTGCCCGACGTAAGCAAAACTCCGGGGCTGTTCGCAGCGGTCAGTGCTGCTGTCGCCGGCAGTGCCGAGGCGGCACAACTGCAAAATGCCGTGGCCGCAGGGTTGATTACTGCGGAGGAGGCCCAGGCGCAACTGGACGGCGCCATCCAAAATACCCTGGCTGGGGCTGGCGCCGCCAGCAACGCCTTCAACCAGACGCTGGTCAGCGCCGCCCGGGATATAGATGGCGTACTGATAGTGGACCAGTTCGGCGTGCTTCAGGTATCGCTCGCCAACGCCGCCGCATTTGGCTTGTCGCCAGACCTGGACCAGAGCAGATTCTGTTATGACGGCAGCGGCGGCGACTGTATCGAACACCCGGTGTACGGTATCAGCGGCAGCGATCCGAACGACGCCAGATTACTTTTCAATGACGGAATACACCCAACCCAGGTGGGTCAGAATTTACTGGCCGACTACTATACCGCAGTGGTGAACGCCGCCCAGGTTGCCGGCCAATTGCCCGACTTGAATGTGCAGGCCGCCCGCACCCATACCAACACCCTGGACGCCCGTCTGCTGGGCAGCCGCTACCGCGACGCACACAGTGAAGTATTTGTGAGCGGTGTGTTTGGCGAGAACGATTACGATGGCAGCCTGGGCCTGGCTGCCAGCGGCGACGGCAGCGGGGGGCTGATCGGGGCCACTTACGCCCTGCGCGACAATGCCGAAGTGGGCTTTGCCCTGAGTCGCAGCGACATGGAGGCAGACAACAGCCTGTCCGCCGTGGAATCCACCGCAACCAACTACAGCCTGTTCGGGCGCTTCCACCACGACATATTTTTCATCGACGCCAGCGCCACCCTCACCGATATGGATTACGACCGCATATCGCGCAACCTGCGTTTGGGCAGCAGTTTCAACCAGAGCCTCGATGCCAGCACCGGCGGTGAAAGTCTGTCCCTCAGCCTTACTGGCGGGGTGAACCTCTCCACCGGTGCAGCGCAGTTTGGCCCCTTCGCTAACGCCACCCAGACCAGGGTGAAGGTGGATGCATACAGCGAAGATGCCATAAGCGGCTTTACCTACACTGACGCCAGCGGTGTCGAGCGCGACCCCTTCGGCATGAGTTTTGGCGCCCAGGAGCGCCGCTATACCACCATGCGCGTCGGCGCCTTTGCCAGCATGGACTGGAACTCGGTCAGTGCCTACGGCCAGATCTGGTATGAAGACACCACCGGCAATGAAACCGACTCGCTGGAGGTTGGAGTGAAATCCATAGAGGGGAATATGAACGCCATGCCCAGCTATGACAGCACCGACACCGGCCTGTTCGAGGACGGCGCCGGGGCCCAGGTCGGCCTGCGCTGGCAGTTGGCCAGTGCCATTGACGTCAGCGCCAACCTGACTGCGCGCCCCACTTCCGAAACCGGCGCTATCAGTGTGAGCTACCGTTTCTAA
- a CDS encoding CHAD domain-containing protein yields the protein MSCLPSEPWKRYCTLAGPAGHDRRLNCKPGYSGCRTDCTSAQRQVAGTAQRSPCKIGKPALEPIGAQWATAETMVYRLNSKQTLAAALAATAQAEVADAISALNTLPEHEAVHEVRKHCKKMRALLRLIRADHKALYRRENAHYRTLANQLSANRDLVSIHDAFAAIAKPADFPRTHAFITGRSGQLGDRAALGQVGELLLQGAGRILFWPLAQLRWEHSQRGFLNTYRHACSLKTVAISRKSAEALHQYRKRTKDHWYHCRLLQERYPPLADRCTPLEALAQALGDWRDLYLLCTLLKAEEEALSGELIPLLETASQRRAALFHQIKRLSADLFPRGKFALFGAHT from the coding sequence ATGTCCTGCCTGCCGAGTGAACCTTGGAAGCGCTATTGTACATTGGCCGGGCCCGCCGGGCACGACCGCCGGCTAAACTGTAAACCCGGCTATTCGGGCTGCCGAACCGATTGCACCTCGGCGCAACGTCAGGTTGCCGGCACAGCTCAGCGGTCACCCTGCAAGATCGGCAAACCGGCCCTCGAACCGATTGGCGCTCAGTGGGCAACAGCGGAAACCATGGTCTACCGACTCAACAGCAAGCAAACACTTGCAGCGGCCCTCGCAGCCACGGCACAGGCGGAGGTTGCCGACGCCATCTCGGCACTGAACACACTGCCCGAGCACGAGGCGGTGCACGAGGTGCGCAAGCACTGCAAGAAAATGCGCGCGCTGCTGCGCCTGATACGTGCAGACCACAAGGCGCTGTACCGGCGTGAGAATGCCCACTACCGCACCCTCGCCAACCAGTTGTCCGCCAATCGCGATCTGGTGTCGATCCATGATGCCTTTGCCGCGATTGCCAAGCCCGCCGATTTCCCCCGCACCCATGCTTTTATCACCGGGCGCAGCGGCCAGCTCGGCGACCGGGCAGCACTGGGGCAGGTTGGTGAGTTGCTGCTGCAGGGCGCCGGGCGTATCCTGTTCTGGCCCCTGGCACAATTGCGCTGGGAGCACAGCCAACGCGGGTTTCTGAACACCTATCGGCACGCCTGCAGCCTGAAAACGGTGGCGATTTCACGCAAATCCGCCGAGGCCCTGCACCAATACCGCAAGCGCACAAAAGACCACTGGTACCACTGCCGACTGCTGCAAGAGCGCTATCCACCACTGGCTGATCGCTGCACTCCGCTCGAAGCCCTTGCCCAGGCCCTGGGCGATTGGCGCGACCTGTACCTGCTGTGCACCCTGTTAAAGGCTGAAGAGGAGGCTCTATCGGGCGAGTTGATCCCGCTGCTGGAGACCGCCAGTCAGCGAAGGGCCGCACTCTTCCACCAGATCAAGCGCCTGAGTGCGGATCTGTTCCCGAGAGGAAAATTCGCGCTGTTCGGCGCGCACACATAG
- the tatB gene encoding Sec-independent protein translocase protein TatB, with protein MFDIGFFELLVVAVVALLVVGPERLPDAIRTTARWWSALKRTLHSAREELEKEVGADDIRRELHNERILREIEESRREMEQTFTQTSQEITDSLNQQARETASGTPLPKGEPAQTEAAENTVPAEPTPTHPRAEKEDYLPEQDETAEELQDPEYPEHWHDFGDPDMNPDHPNNITRDTEKESQQEKDS; from the coding sequence GTGTTTGATATCGGCTTTTTTGAACTACTGGTGGTCGCCGTTGTGGCCCTGCTTGTGGTGGGACCGGAGCGCCTGCCCGACGCCATCCGCACCACTGCGCGCTGGTGGTCCGCACTGAAGCGCACCCTGCACAGCGCCCGCGAGGAACTGGAAAAGGAAGTGGGTGCCGATGATATCCGCCGTGAACTGCACAACGAGCGCATCCTGCGGGAAATCGAAGAGAGCCGCCGGGAAATGGAGCAGACCTTCACACAAACCAGCCAGGAAATCACCGATTCCCTGAATCAGCAGGCCCGCGAAACCGCCTCCGGGACGCCGCTCCCCAAAGGGGAACCGGCGCAGACGGAAGCTGCCGAAAACACTGTTCCAGCCGAGCCCACTCCCACCCACCCGCGAGCGGAAAAAGAGGACTACCTGCCCGAGCAGGATGAAACGGCAGAGGAACTTCAGGACCCGGAATACCCGGAACACTGGCACGATTTCGGTGATCCGGACATGAATCCGGACCACCCCAACAATATCACCCGGGATACAGAAAAAGAATCGCAACAGGAAAAAGACAGCTAG
- the ubiE gene encoding bifunctional demethylmenaquinone methyltransferase/2-methoxy-6-polyprenyl-1,4-benzoquinol methylase UbiE, translating to MKDRKTTHFGYQEVPVEEKAGRVAEVFHSVASRYDVMNDLMSGGIHRLWKRFTIELSGARPGQQILDIAGGTGDLTARFSRIVGASGQVVLADINASMLEVGRDRLIDCGIAGNVVPVQADAQYLPFPDNTFDCITIAFGLRNVTDKDLALRDMLRVLKAGGRLLVLEFSKPQSRLLEKIYDQYSFRLLPLMGKLVANDADSYRYLAESIRRHPNQETLKQMMVEAGFVECEFHNMTGGIVALHRGIKP from the coding sequence ATGAAGGATCGCAAGACCACCCACTTCGGCTATCAAGAGGTTCCGGTGGAGGAAAAGGCCGGTCGTGTGGCGGAAGTGTTCCACTCGGTGGCGTCGCGCTACGATGTGATGAACGATTTGATGTCCGGTGGCATCCACCGCCTCTGGAAGCGGTTTACCATCGAGTTGTCCGGCGCGCGGCCGGGGCAGCAGATTCTGGATATCGCCGGGGGCACCGGCGATCTCACCGCGCGCTTCTCGCGTATCGTGGGTGCCAGCGGTCAGGTGGTGCTGGCGGATATCAACGCATCAATGCTGGAGGTGGGCCGCGATCGCCTGATCGACTGCGGTATCGCCGGCAATGTGGTGCCGGTGCAGGCGGATGCCCAGTACCTGCCCTTTCCCGACAATACTTTCGACTGCATCACCATCGCTTTCGGCCTGCGCAATGTCACCGACAAGGATCTGGCCCTGCGCGACATGTTGCGGGTACTGAAGGCCGGTGGCCGTCTGCTGGTGCTGGAGTTTTCCAAACCGCAGTCCCGGCTGCTGGAAAAGATCTACGATCAGTACTCCTTCCGCCTGCTGCCGTTGATGGGCAAACTGGTGGCCAACGATGCGGACAGCTACCGCTACCTGGCGGAAAGTATTCGCCGGCACCCGAACCAGGAAACCCTCAAGCAGATGATGGTGGAGGCGGGTTTTGTCGAATGTGAATTCCATAATATGACCGGTGGTATCGTGGCACTGCACCGGGGGATCAAGCCCTGA
- a CDS encoding glutathione S-transferase family protein, whose product MNSAQNKHCQRARKKHILNRKIKFEKVMKLYYTPRSHFSRKVRILIDAFNLDVDLVDIGNVAEQFIGVFGPNPLMKVPTLIDKGVPVFDSDYIAQYLVQQFDSSDRFQVLTNDAKVLNARAVMNGVMSAEVELILAERSGIATDAYPRFDKIRGSISNGLDWLESRAEMFPNQPTYLRFHLNSMWDHLALYGLVSLDYPKLYDSVERLRTLTYVEKSAPR is encoded by the coding sequence TTGAATTCAGCACAGAACAAGCACTGTCAGCGCGCACGCAAAAAGCATATACTGAATCGCAAAATAAAATTCGAAAAAGTGATGAAACTTTACTACACTCCAAGATCCCATTTTTCCCGGAAAGTAAGGATATTAATCGACGCGTTTAATTTAGATGTCGATCTAGTCGATATCGGTAACGTAGCCGAGCAATTTATTGGCGTTTTTGGTCCTAATCCACTGATGAAAGTACCAACACTTATTGATAAAGGCGTTCCAGTCTTTGATTCAGATTATATTGCTCAGTACCTGGTACAACAATTTGACAGCAGCGACCGATTCCAAGTTTTAACCAATGATGCAAAGGTATTGAATGCGCGTGCGGTGATGAATGGCGTTATGTCTGCCGAAGTTGAGTTGATTCTTGCAGAACGAAGCGGGATAGCCACTGATGCCTATCCACGTTTTGATAAGATAAGAGGCTCTATAAGCAACGGCTTAGATTGGTTGGAGTCGCGTGCTGAGATGTTTCCCAATCAGCCTACATACTTGCGCTTTCATTTAAATTCCATGTGGGATCATTTAGCGCTGTATGGACTTGTCTCTCTCGACTACCCGAAGTTGTATGATAGCGTCGAACGGCTGAGAACCCTTACATATGTTGAGAAAAGCGCTCCTAGATGA
- a CDS encoding ubiquinone biosynthesis accessory factor UbiJ, producing MNDPAFRAGFDLALETAINTALQYDPATRARLQGLDGKILAFDLTAPQMVGCLCIEGDRVCLRQREEERATTRVRGSAVAFLRLLKDPDATPAALGVSISGSSTLLAELQGIMRDLDIDWEAPLAQLVGDIPAHTIGTVLRGASSWLSANLNRAPAAAAETISEEWHLTPPQAQFEAFVEDLAELSLATERLEARVHLLQAQFARREAE from the coding sequence ATGAACGACCCAGCTTTTCGCGCGGGATTTGATCTCGCGCTGGAAACCGCCATCAACACCGCCCTGCAATACGATCCGGCCACGCGAGCTCGCCTGCAGGGGCTGGATGGCAAAATCCTGGCGTTCGACCTGACGGCCCCCCAGATGGTGGGCTGTCTTTGCATTGAGGGCGACCGGGTGTGTTTGCGCCAGCGAGAAGAGGAACGTGCCACTACCCGGGTGCGCGGCTCGGCGGTGGCCTTTCTGCGCCTGCTGAAAGACCCGGATGCAACCCCTGCGGCACTGGGTGTTTCCATCAGTGGTTCGAGTACCCTGCTGGCGGAATTGCAGGGGATCATGCGCGATCTGGATATCGACTGGGAGGCCCCGCTGGCGCAACTGGTTGGCGATATTCCCGCACACACGATCGGCACTGTGTTGCGCGGTGCCAGCAGTTGGCTGAGTGCCAATCTCAACCGCGCACCGGCTGCGGCAGCGGAAACTATTAGCGAAGAGTGGCATCTGACGCCACCGCAGGCGCAGTTTGAGGCCTTTGTGGAAGACCTCGCCGAACTGTCTCTGGCCACAGAGCGTCTCGAAGCGCGTGTGCATCTGCTGCAGGCGCAATTTGCGCGCAGGGAGGCAGAGTAG
- the hisI gene encoding phosphoribosyl-AMP cyclohydrolase, whose product MTQAKATSGFLDQVCWNSDGLVPAIAQDFNTGQVLMLAWMNRESLALTASEGYAVYWSRSRKSLWRKGESSGFQQRVHEMRLDCDGDTVLLLVEQQGGIACHTGRSSCFYQRFSDGGWQVNLPVIQDPEAIYK is encoded by the coding sequence TTGACTCAGGCAAAAGCGACGAGCGGTTTTCTCGACCAGGTCTGCTGGAACAGCGACGGCCTGGTGCCCGCCATTGCCCAGGACTTTAACACTGGGCAGGTGTTGATGCTGGCGTGGATGAATCGCGAATCCCTGGCACTCACCGCCAGTGAGGGTTATGCGGTTTACTGGTCGCGTTCGCGCAAAAGCCTGTGGCGCAAGGGCGAGTCTTCCGGTTTCCAGCAGAGGGTGCACGAGATGCGCCTTGACTGTGACGGTGACACGGTATTGCTGCTGGTGGAACAGCAAGGCGGCATTGCCTGTCACACCGGGCGCAGCAGCTGCTTTTACCAGCGTTTTAGCGATGGTGGGTGGCAGGTAAACCTGCCGGTGATCCAGGACCCCGAAGCCATCTACAAGTGA
- a CDS encoding phosphoribosyl-ATP diphosphatase: protein MRDLLRQLDTVLEDRKGEGDAQQSYVASLHEKGLNKILEKVGEEATEAILAAKDAQTSGDNRDMIAETADLWFHSLVMLSHLGANSQDVLRELGRRFGLSGLEEKAARSNED, encoded by the coding sequence ATGAGAGACCTGCTGCGGCAACTGGACACCGTATTGGAAGATCGCAAAGGCGAAGGAGACGCGCAACAGTCCTATGTGGCCAGCCTGCATGAAAAGGGACTGAACAAGATTCTGGAAAAGGTCGGAGAGGAAGCCACAGAGGCCATTCTCGCGGCCAAGGATGCGCAGACCAGCGGTGACAATCGGGATATGATTGCCGAAACAGCGGATCTCTGGTTTCACTCCCTGGTGATGCTGTCTCATCTGGGCGCAAATTCACAGGATGTGCTGCGTGAACTGGGCCGTCGTTTCGGTCTTTCCGGCCTGGAGGAAAAAGCAGCGCGGTCCAATGAGGACTGA
- a CDS encoding ankyrin repeat domain-containing protein, whose protein sequence is MRTIEEIYKEVESTPDFSGHKISFANYRNDYGDTPLHIVCNWGDCEAIQALVSEGADLNAIGETGFTPLHCAAEQNKPEVINLLIKLGAQIVTNTNGETPVELAQYLGCMEAVSAFNQNI, encoded by the coding sequence ATGCGCACGATAGAAGAAATATACAAGGAAGTAGAGTCAACACCTGATTTTTCGGGGCATAAGATTTCTTTTGCCAACTATAGGAATGACTATGGGGATACCCCACTTCACATAGTCTGTAACTGGGGTGATTGCGAAGCGATTCAAGCATTGGTGTCTGAGGGCGCTGATCTAAACGCAATTGGTGAAACTGGCTTTACCCCTTTACACTGTGCTGCCGAGCAAAATAAGCCTGAAGTAATCAATCTGCTTATTAAACTTGGCGCTCAAATTGTTACAAATACAAACGGTGAAACACCGGTAGAGCTAGCTCAATATCTAGGTTGCATGGAGGCAGTCAGTGCATTCAACCAAAACATTTAA
- the tatC gene encoding twin-arginine translocase subunit TatC, which translates to MSDQPPDSHQPFIDHLIELRDRLLRILLVVVILFAGMVPFAAEIYDYIANPLQGRLLGDAGMIATEVTSTFLTPFKTTFILAFFIAIPFVLYQAWAFIAPGLYKNEKRIAIPILMTSVVLFYAGIAFAYFVVFPILFDFFVGAAPADIKVMPDMRSYLDLVLKLFFAFGFAFEIPIATVLLIWSGAVDAKVLAQKRPYVIVGCFLIGMLLTPPDVISQSLLALPMWLLFEVGILFGRWVKSSPGKTPAEGG; encoded by the coding sequence ATGAGCGATCAGCCACCGGACAGTCACCAGCCGTTTATTGACCACCTGATTGAGTTGCGAGACCGTCTGCTGCGCATCCTGTTGGTGGTGGTGATCTTATTCGCCGGCATGGTGCCTTTTGCTGCGGAGATTTACGATTATATTGCCAATCCATTGCAGGGTAGGTTGCTTGGCGATGCGGGAATGATAGCCACAGAAGTGACTTCCACTTTTTTGACCCCGTTTAAAACCACATTTATCCTGGCTTTCTTTATTGCCATCCCGTTTGTACTGTATCAGGCCTGGGCCTTTATCGCCCCCGGCCTGTACAAGAATGAAAAACGGATAGCCATCCCGATCCTGATGACCAGCGTAGTGCTTTTTTATGCGGGCATTGCCTTCGCCTACTTTGTGGTATTCCCCATTTTATTTGATTTCTTTGTGGGGGCGGCACCTGCGGATATCAAGGTCATGCCGGATATGCGCAGTTACCTCGACCTGGTGCTGAAGCTGTTCTTTGCTTTCGGTTTCGCCTTTGAAATTCCCATTGCAACCGTGCTGCTGATCTGGAGTGGTGCGGTGGACGCCAAGGTGCTGGCGCAAAAACGCCCCTATGTAATTGTGGGATGTTTTCTGATCGGTATGCTGCTGACACCACCGGATGTGATTTCCCAATCCCTGCTGGCCCTGCCTATGTGGCTGTTGTTTGAGGTGGGCATTCTTTTTGGGCGCTGGGTAAAATCGAGCCCCGGTAAAACCCCGGCGGAAGGAGGATAA
- the tatA gene encoding twin-arginine translocase TatA/TatE family subunit, with protein sequence MGFGGISIWQLLIILVIVLLLFGTKRLKNLGGDLGGAIKGFRKAIKDDDKSKDAEKDKDLEKDKDPGRLQQDAETKPDQGNVTREKDKQSQDK encoded by the coding sequence ATGGGATTCGGTGGAATTAGCATCTGGCAGTTGTTGATTATTCTGGTGATTGTCCTGCTGCTGTTTGGAACCAAGCGCCTGAAAAATCTCGGAGGGGATCTGGGTGGCGCCATCAAGGGTTTCCGCAAGGCGATCAAGGACGATGACAAAAGCAAGGATGCCGAGAAGGATAAAGATCTCGAGAAGGACAAAGATCCCGGGCGCCTGCAGCAGGATGCGGAGACAAAGCCTGACCAGGGCAATGTGACCAGGGAAAAAGACAAGCAGTCCCAGGACAAGTAA